The bacterium genome segment CGCCTTGCGGGGCGAGTTCACCACGGCGGTGAGTAACGCTCCTCCTTCCAGGGATCGCCGTGCATGTGATACCCGTTGCGCTCCCAGAACCCGGCGCGGTCCTCGGCCATCAGTTCGATGCCGCGCACCCACTTGGCGCTCTTCCAGAAATAGAGGCGCGGAATCACCAGGCGTAGGGGCCATCCGTGTTCCGGGGTCAGGTCTGCGCCGTCGGCGCGGTAGGCGAAGAAGGCATCGTCGGAGAGTAGGTATTCCAGGGGCAGGTTCGTCTCAAACCCCGCCTCGGCGTGGACCATGACGAATCGCGCCTCCGGGCGGATCCTCACTAGATCCAACACCGTTCGGGCAGGAACCCCCTCGAACGTCATTCCGAGGCGGCTCCACGTGGTCACGCAGTGGATGTCGCATGTGATCGAGGCGGTGGGCAGGGCGCGAAACTCCTCGTATGAGAGCCGTACCTGTTCCTCGACCAGGCCGAAGATTCGGAAATCCCAACCGGCGAGATCAAGTCGGGGCACATCGCCATAGTGGAGCACGGGCCATTTATCGGTGATGCGCTGTCCGGGTGGAACACGCTCCTCGGAACGGTGCACCATCATCCCTCACTCCCCTTCGCCGCGCCCTGACCGACGGCACCCTGGCCGACGGCACCCTGACCCGCTCCATCTGCCGAGCGCTTCGGGTTACAGAGGCGCATGGCCGCATCCACGCCCTCGACCGCCCACAGTCTCACGCCCTCAGCAGCGAGGGCGACTGCCTCGTCAATCAGGACGCGCTCGTCTGCACCAGGCCGCTGAAGCACGAACTCCGCCGGATCCTGACCCGCCGGAGGCCGGCCGATGCCCACACGCACGCGGGCGAAAGCCGTAGTACCCAGGGCTTCGATGATCGAGCGGAGGCCGTTGTGTCCCCCGTGGCTTCCCTTCTCCCGTACCCGCACGGCGCCGACCGGAAGATCGAGGTCGTCCACGATCACCATCAGGTGCTCCACCGGCACGCGGTGGCGCCGTCGAAGGTCGGCGACGGCCGTACCGCTCACGTTCACGTAGGTCTCCGGCCGGGCGAGCATCACGCGCCGGCCGCCAATCGTGCCTCGCCCCACCAGCGCCCATCCGTCCTCGGTCGCAATGGAGATGCCGTGGGCGCCGGCGAGCGCCTCCAGTACTTCCCACCCGGTGTTGTGCCGGGTGCGGCGGTACCGGCGTCCAGGATTGCCCACTCCCACGATCAGTCGCATATGACCTCTCGCATCTGATATGCAAACAGGGGCGCCGGGTGGCGCCCCTGCTCAAACTCTGGGGCCAACTCGCCCTGGGCGTCGCGCCGCCTACTCCTTCTCGGGAACCGCCTCAGGAACCACAGCAGCAGGCGCGCCCTCCACTGCGACCGCTGCCACCGGCGCCGCTTCCTCCTGCACGCGGGGTGCGACTATCGTGACGATGACCTCGTCGGGCAGAGTGAGTAGCGTCACGCCCCCCGGAATCACCAGGTCACTGGCGTGCAGCGAATGCCCTACACCCAGTTCGGTAATGTCCAGATCGAACTGCTCGGGGATGAGCGTCGGCATGCACTCGACGAGCACGTCCCGGAGGTGGTGCTCCACTATCCCGCCCTCGGCGACACCCTTTGAGGCGCCCCGCAGCATGACCCGCACACGTGTCTCGATCATCTCGGTGAGAGAGATCGCGAGGAAGTCCACGTGAATGATGTGCTGCTTGAAGACGTCGCGCTGGATCTCCTTGACCATGACCGTTGCCGGCTCGGCGCCGCCGCCCCCTGTCATGTCGAGATCTATCAGCACGTTGCGCCCGGCGTGGGTCTGCAGCGCCGACGAAATCGCCTTCCCATCCACGGCAACCGGCATCGGCTTGCGGCCGCGGCCGTAGACCACGGCCGGGACGAGCCCCTTGCGTCGCAGGCTTCTCGCCACGCCCTTGCCAACACCATCGCGAACCTGTGCAGACAGCGCCAACCGCTCCATACGGGAATCCCTCCAACACACAACAGGCCCCAACCGCCGGGGCCCGAACACCGCCTATTATAACACGCGGGGCCCCTGCCGCAACCGTCCGGTAACTGACTGTGGTATCCTGATTCAAACCATGCCCGCCATCGAACACCTCGCCGACGACCTGGTCCTGATCGACACCGGCTACTGCCGTACTCCCGCAGCGATCGGCGTCTACCTGCTGCTGGGCGAGCGACCGGCCCTGGTCGAGACCGGGCCCGCCTCGACGGTCGAGGCGGTGCTGGAAGGGGTGCGGGCCGCCGGGCTCGACCCGAGCGACCTGCGGGCGGTCGCGGTCACGCACATCCACCTGGACCACGCGGGCGCGGCAGGGGCGCTGTTACGGCGACTGCCCCATCTGGACGTGTACGTGCACCCCATCGGCGCGCCGCACCTGGTGGATCCCTCGCGCCTGATCACCAGCGCCCGCCGGCTCTACGGGGATGATCTCGACACGCTCCTGGGCGAACCCGAGCCGGTCCCCGCCGATCGGGTACAGCTCCTTGAGGACGGGGCCCAGATCATGCTTGGATCACGGCGGCTGCGGTCTCTCGATACGCCCGGACACGCCCGGCACCACCTGGCGCTCCTGGACGAGTCCTCGGGCGACCTCTTCACCGGAGACGCGGCAGGCATCTGCCTGACGGGATCGCGCTACGTGCTCCCGCCCACGCCGCCGCCGGAGCTGGACGTACCGACCTGGAACGCGACCCTCGCCCGGCTGCGCGCGCTGCGGCCGCGGCGCCTGCTGCTCACGCACTTCGGACCGCATACCTGGTGCGATGAGTTGCTGGCCCAGATGCAGGCGCGCCTTCCCGCTGCTGTGGAGCTCGTGCGTTCGGCGCTGGACTCCGGCCTGGGCGAGGAGGCGATCGTAGAGCGGCTGCGGGCTACGGGCGCCGGCGCGGCCGCAGCGGACGGACCGAATGCGGCGGGCCGTATGGAAGTCGTCATGCCTTCGCGGTTGAACGCGTTAGGGCTGATCCGGTACATCAAGACGGCAGCCTGATGGCGAACCGCGCGGGCCGGCTCCGGTTCGACCGCGGCTCCCTCCGCCTCGACCTCCCCAAGGCCACCCGGGTGCCGCCCTACCTGATCTGGGACCGGCGCGTGCAGGCGTGGCGCACCGAGGCGGTGCACTACCTGCAGGTTCGGGAG includes the following:
- a CDS encoding sulfite oxidase-like oxidoreductase is translated as MMVHRSEERVPPGQRITDKWPVLHYGDVPRLDLAGWDFRIFGLVEEQVRLSYEEFRALPTASITCDIHCVTTWSRLGMTFEGVPARTVLDLVRIRPEARFVMVHAEAGFETNLPLEYLLSDDAFFAYRADGADLTPEHGWPLRLVIPRLYFWKSAKWVRGIELMAEDRAGFWERNGYHMHGDPWKEERYSPPW
- the pth gene encoding aminoacyl-tRNA hydrolase → MRLIVGVGNPGRRYRRTRHNTGWEVLEALAGAHGISIATEDGWALVGRGTIGGRRVMLARPETYVNVSGTAVADLRRRHRVPVEHLMVIVDDLDLPVGAVRVREKGSHGGHNGLRSIIEALGTTAFARVRVGIGRPPAGQDPAEFVLQRPGADERVLIDEAVALAAEGVRLWAVEGVDAAMRLCNPKRSADGAGQGAVGQGAVGQGAAKGSEG
- a CDS encoding 50S ribosomal protein L25, producing the protein MERLALSAQVRDGVGKGVARSLRRKGLVPAVVYGRGRKPMPVAVDGKAISSALQTHAGRNVLIDLDMTGGGGAEPATVMVKEIQRDVFKQHIIHVDFLAISLTEMIETRVRVMLRGASKGVAEGGIVEHHLRDVLVECMPTLIPEQFDLDITELGVGHSLHASDLVIPGGVTLLTLPDEVIVTIVAPRVQEEAAPVAAVAVEGAPAAVVPEAVPEKE
- a CDS encoding MBL fold metallo-hydrolase, with protein sequence MPAIEHLADDLVLIDTGYCRTPAAIGVYLLLGERPALVETGPASTVEAVLEGVRAAGLDPSDLRAVAVTHIHLDHAGAAGALLRRLPHLDVYVHPIGAPHLVDPSRLITSARRLYGDDLDTLLGEPEPVPADRVQLLEDGAQIMLGSRRLRSLDTPGHARHHLALLDESSGDLFTGDAAGICLTGSRYVLPPTPPPELDVPTWNATLARLRALRPRRLLLTHFGPHTWCDELLAQMQARLPAAVELVRSALDSGLGEEAIVERLRATGAGAAAADGPNAAGRMEVVMPSRLNALGLIRYIKTAA